In a single window of the Acinetobacter sp. CS-2 genome:
- a CDS encoding VTT domain-containing protein, with amino-acid sequence MLDFLMHIEQWLPTLLDQYGLWIYAILFLIIFAETGSVFMFFLPGDSLLIAIGALCSTTDVIHLNTMGLLLFSAAVLGYIVNYYTGQILGFKFFHEHSRYLKPAYIVKTNHYFTKHGGKTILMARFVPFVRSFAPFAAGAGHMNLLSFMLYNVAGGLIWIAVLLSIGYGAGNILGLAVDLF; translated from the coding sequence ATGCTTGATTTTCTAATGCATATTGAACAATGGTTGCCTACTTTGCTGGATCAGTATGGTCTGTGGATCTATGCTATTTTATTTCTGATTATCTTTGCAGAAACTGGTTCCGTATTTATGTTCTTCTTGCCGGGAGACAGCCTGCTGATTGCGATTGGTGCCCTCTGCTCAACCACAGATGTGATCCATTTAAATACCATGGGACTGTTGCTGTTTAGTGCTGCGGTACTGGGTTATATTGTCAATTATTATACCGGGCAGATTTTGGGGTTTAAGTTTTTCCATGAACATTCACGTTACTTAAAACCGGCCTATATCGTAAAAACCAACCATTATTTTACCAAGCATGGTGGTAAAACCATTTTGATGGCTCGCTTTGTTCCATTTGTACGTTCATTTGCTCCCTTTGCTGCAGGGGCAGGGCATATGAATCTCTTGAGTTTTATGCTGTATAACGTAGCCGGTGGTTTAATCTGGATTGCGGTATTATTGAGTATAGGCTACGGTGCAGGGAATATACTGGGTCTAGCGGTGGACCTGTTTTAA
- a CDS encoding DNA polymerase III subunit chi, with product MAKVSFYLFEKSNERQVQSTCRLCRKILKQPAQIWLYCENTDLQQQLDEQLWSFDPGSFIPHGIDQEQASICISSRLPQESDWIVFNFNNQALEQIDKFSHIIEIIENNESAKQLGREKFKQYRRLGIEPRTFKL from the coding sequence ATGGCTAAAGTCAGCTTTTATCTGTTTGAAAAAAGCAATGAACGGCAAGTGCAAAGCACTTGCCGTTTGTGCCGCAAGATTCTGAAACAGCCGGCACAGATCTGGTTATATTGCGAAAATACCGACTTGCAGCAGCAGCTTGATGAACAGTTGTGGAGTTTTGATCCTGGCAGTTTTATTCCGCATGGTATTGATCAGGAACAGGCCAGCATTTGCATTTCATCCCGCCTGCCGCAAGAGTCTGACTGGATTGTGTTTAATTTTAACAATCAAGCCCTTGAACAGATTGATAAATTTAGTCACATTATAGAAATCATCGAAAATAATGAATCGGCAAAACAACTGGGTCGTGAAAAATTTAAACAATATCGACGCTTAGGTATTGAGCCGCGAACATTCAAGCTTTAG
- a CDS encoding riboflavin synthase — translation MFTGIIESLGKVESLQSVGGDVRLRIGTDLDMSDVHLGDSIATNGICLTVIEWGENWYAADVSRESLNRTTLGTWKVGQPVNVEKAMLPTTRFGGHIVSGHVDAVGEITLVREDARSIYYEVTAPAEIAKYLAEKGSVTVDGISLTINHLRGNIISLNLIPHTAERTNIGTWKTGAKVNLEVDVLARYIERLMLGDKAAEVKEQSKLSMAFLAENGFLK, via the coding sequence ATGTTTACAGGCATTATTGAAAGTCTAGGTAAAGTGGAAAGCTTGCAAAGTGTGGGTGGTGATGTGCGTCTGCGTATTGGCACCGACCTCGACATGTCTGATGTGCATTTGGGCGATTCGATTGCCACCAACGGGATCTGCCTGACTGTGATTGAATGGGGCGAAAACTGGTATGCCGCTGATGTTTCACGTGAAAGTCTGAATCGAACTACTTTAGGCACTTGGAAAGTGGGGCAGCCGGTCAATGTGGAAAAAGCCATGTTGCCAACCACCCGTTTTGGTGGACATATTGTCAGTGGTCATGTCGATGCGGTCGGTGAAATCACGCTGGTACGTGAAGATGCGCGTTCCATTTATTATGAGGTCACGGCTCCGGCGGAAATTGCCAAATATCTGGCAGAAAAAGGCTCGGTGACGGTAGATGGCATTAGTCTGACCATTAACCACCTGCGTGGCAATATTATCAGCCTGAACCTGATTCCGCATACGGCAGAACGAACCAATATTGGCACCTGGAAAACCGGGGCGAAAGTGAATCTGGAAGTCGATGTTTTAGCGCGTTATATCGAGCGTTTAATGCTGGGGGATAAAGCTGCTGAAGTCAAAGAGCAATCCAAATTAAGCATGGCATTTTTAGCAGAAAATGGCTTCTTGAAGTAA
- the nrdR gene encoding transcriptional regulator NrdR codes for MHCPFCNAADSKVIDSRLAAEGCQIRRRRECISCGERFTTFETYEVVMPRVIKSDGKSEPFDEAKMRRSLMHALQKRPVTQEQIETVLSDIQLQIRRLGERDVKSRTIGEIVMQALFALDHVAYVRFASVYQDFQDVEAFRRQIEQMQQREH; via the coding sequence ATGCACTGTCCATTTTGCAACGCTGCAGATAGTAAAGTGATCGATTCGCGTTTGGCTGCCGAAGGCTGCCAGATTCGTCGACGTCGTGAATGTATCAGCTGCGGAGAACGTTTTACTACCTTTGAAACCTATGAAGTGGTGATGCCCCGGGTGATTAAATCTGATGGTAAGAGTGAACCGTTTGACGAAGCAAAAATGCGTCGTTCCCTGATGCATGCTTTGCAAAAAAGGCCGGTGACCCAGGAACAGATTGAAACCGTACTCAGCGATATCCAATTACAGATTCGCCGTTTAGGTGAGCGCGATGTAAAATCCCGCACCATTGGCGAAATTGTGATGCAGGCTTTATTTGCCCTGGATCATGTCGCTTATGTCCGTTTTGCTTCAGTCTATCAAGACTTTCAGGATGTTGAAGCCTTCCGTCGTCAAATTGAACAGATGCAGCAGCGCGAACACTAA
- a CDS encoding accessory factor UbiK family protein has translation MIETLLQAIMEQLDQPKKDVEHNLRALLNEAVSKMDLVSKEEIERQRTALNNANLRLNELLKQVEALEIKIKNNK, from the coding sequence ATGATTGAAACCTTATTACAAGCCATAATGGAACAGCTCGATCAACCGAAAAAAGATGTTGAGCATAATTTACGTGCCTTACTGAACGAAGCAGTCAGCAAGATGGATCTGGTTTCCAAAGAAGAAATTGAACGTCAACGTACTGCATTAAATAATGCCAACCTACGCTTGAATGAACTGCTTAAACAGGTTGAAGCTTTAGAAATTAAAATCAAGAACAATAAATAA
- a CDS encoding SMODS domain-containing nucleotidyltransferase — MTTQQQFLDLLSDIEPSTTTVNDCSSAHNTLRDALKVHNEFSKVHVHTFLSGSYKRNTAVRPTTIGGITQRPDVDIIARTNHTINDDPQIVLDTVHTALKDIGYTDLTVNRRSVNVKLKKVDMDVVPIISDGYGGYLIPDIHLEEWLVTNPPAHTEWTVEVNKNANGRFKPLVKLFKWWRRENLSDLKRPKGFILECLVAKHMNYYESNYEKLFVSLLETIRDSYRIYASLGIIPHLEDPGVAGNNVFSAVTADEFKTFYEKVEEQAAIARNALNETDDDKALALWRQVLGNRFPRSASHKSANSADMASSLIRSALGAGLTFPSTPVYPNKPGGFA, encoded by the coding sequence ATGACAACTCAACAGCAGTTTCTTGACCTACTTTCCGATATTGAACCATCTACAACAACGGTTAATGATTGTTCAAGCGCACATAATACGCTTCGTGATGCTTTAAAAGTGCATAATGAATTCAGCAAAGTACATGTGCATACGTTCTTATCAGGTTCTTATAAAAGAAATACGGCAGTACGTCCGACCACCATAGGCGGGATTACACAAAGACCAGATGTAGATATTATTGCTCGCACCAACCATACAATTAACGATGATCCCCAAATTGTCCTAGATACAGTCCATACAGCATTAAAGGATATTGGATATACCGATCTTACAGTTAATCGTCGCTCAGTAAATGTTAAGTTGAAAAAAGTTGATATGGATGTTGTCCCTATCATTTCAGACGGATATGGTGGCTATCTGATTCCAGACATTCATCTTGAAGAATGGCTAGTTACCAATCCTCCAGCCCATACCGAGTGGACTGTTGAGGTGAATAAAAATGCAAATGGTCGATTTAAGCCTCTTGTGAAGCTATTTAAATGGTGGCGTCGTGAGAACTTATCTGATTTAAAACGACCAAAAGGATTCATTTTAGAATGCCTGGTTGCCAAGCATATGAATTACTACGAATCCAATTATGAAAAGTTGTTTGTTTCTCTTTTAGAAACAATCAGGGATTCTTATAGAATTTATGCGTCACTTGGCATAATCCCACATTTAGAAGATCCTGGTGTTGCAGGCAATAATGTTTTTTCTGCGGTCACAGCAGATGAGTTCAAAACTTTTTATGAAAAGGTAGAAGAACAAGCTGCTATTGCACGAAACGCCTTAAATGAAACAGATGATGATAAAGCATTAGCCCTATGGCGGCAGGTTCTGGGTAATCGTTTTCCACGTTCGGCATCACACAAAAGTGCAAACTCTGCTGATATGGCCAGCTCTTTAATCCGTTCTGCTCTAGGTGCGGGATTAACATTTCCATCAACCCCTGTTTATCCAAATAAACCAGGAGGCTTTGCGTAA
- the amt gene encoding ammonium transporter, whose protein sequence is MKKMLIALSLSGALLGGSVAWAEEALTAASTPAENVAATETAASSLTTNSELAAAPTPAEQTAAPVEEKPKLDTGDTSWILVSTALVLLMTIPGLALFYGGMVRKKNVLGTMAHSFVAAAIVSITWVVIGYSLAFGSGNAFIGNLDKIMLSGITTDALTGTIPEVLFVIFQMTFAIITVAIITGSIAERMKFGAFVAFITLWSVIVYAPITHWVWGGGWLANDGALDFAGGTVVHINSGVAGLVAAYMLGKRMGLGRESMAPHNLTLTVVGASLVWVGWFGFNGGSALGANGSASYALIATQVAAAAAAISWLITEKVIRGKASVLGGASGAVAGLVVITPAAGFVTVGGALAMGLIGGVVCFWGITALKRALKADDSLDAFGLHGVGGIVGAILTAVFASEFIMGDKVPTDMMHQLWVQLEGVLATIAYSAVLTFIILKVIDLVIGIRVASDDERMGLDLSQHGERVE, encoded by the coding sequence ATGAAAAAAATGCTTATTGCGCTGAGTTTATCTGGCGCACTTTTAGGTGGTTCTGTTGCATGGGCTGAAGAAGCACTAACAGCAGCATCCACTCCTGCTGAAAATGTCGCAGCGACTGAAACGGCTGCCTCGTCTTTAACAACAAATTCTGAATTAGCTGCGGCACCTACTCCAGCTGAACAAACAGCAGCGCCTGTCGAAGAAAAACCAAAATTAGATACAGGTGACACCTCATGGATTTTAGTGTCTACAGCACTGGTTCTATTGATGACCATTCCCGGACTTGCATTATTTTACGGCGGTATGGTTCGTAAGAAAAACGTACTTGGTACCATGGCACATAGCTTTGTTGCAGCAGCCATTGTCAGTATTACCTGGGTGGTGATTGGTTATAGCCTGGCCTTTGGCAGTGGCAATGCTTTCATTGGTAACCTGGATAAAATCATGCTATCCGGCATTACCACAGATGCCTTAACTGGAACGATTCCGGAAGTTCTGTTTGTGATTTTCCAAATGACTTTTGCCATCATTACTGTAGCTATTATTACTGGTTCGATTGCAGAACGTATGAAATTTGGAGCTTTCGTTGCATTCATTACACTTTGGAGTGTGATTGTGTACGCGCCAATTACTCACTGGGTATGGGGTGGCGGCTGGTTAGCGAATGATGGCGCATTAGACTTTGCTGGCGGCACGGTAGTTCATATTAACTCGGGTGTTGCAGGTCTGGTTGCTGCATACATGCTCGGTAAACGTATGGGCTTGGGCCGTGAATCAATGGCTCCCCATAACCTGACTTTAACCGTGGTGGGCGCAAGCCTGGTATGGGTAGGCTGGTTCGGTTTCAATGGTGGTTCTGCACTCGGTGCCAACGGTTCAGCCAGTTATGCACTTATTGCTACACAAGTTGCTGCTGCCGCTGCTGCAATTTCCTGGTTAATTACTGAAAAAGTGATTCGTGGTAAAGCTTCGGTATTGGGTGGTGCATCTGGTGCAGTTGCTGGCCTGGTGGTCATTACACCAGCAGCAGGTTTCGTGACTGTAGGCGGTGCTTTAGCTATGGGCTTGATCGGTGGTGTGGTGTGCTTCTGGGGTATTACTGCACTTAAACGTGCACTGAAAGCGGATGACTCTTTGGATGCTTTTGGTCTGCATGGTGTGGGTGGTATTGTCGGTGCAATTCTGACTGCGGTATTTGCCAGTGAATTTATTATGGGTGATAAAGTGCCGACAGACATGATGCATCAATTATGGGTGCAACTTGAAGGTGTACTGGCAACTATTGCTTACTCTGCAGTATTGACCTTTATCATTCTAAAAGTGATTGATCTGGTCATCGGTATCCGTGTTGCGAGTGATGACGAACGTATGGGTCTTGACCTAAGTCAACATGGCGAACGTGTAGAATAA
- a CDS encoding helix-turn-helix domain-containing protein has protein sequence MTHFNPDMLSIARNFRGLSQTELIAEMGQSITQASLSKIESGDLKPSDEVIHNLSNALHFPVRFFEHIEKLNALPISLHAYRKKSSTTAKALSRMNAEMMLKMGHVQTLELFTNVPKRKNSLPTFKIGLDVNTPQEAAKKLRSLWALGNEPLENLTATVEDAGVLVFLCDFKDNNVDGVSLKMHGVSPCVFLNANQPNDRIRFTLAHELGHLVLHEEPSEFMEKEANDFAAEFLMPEEKIIDQLGSTNLAYYLRLKKEWKTSMAALIYRASELGTITSSQSANLWRQMAMRGYRKVEPNELDREPTYRVASMLFDYAIDAKKTSTSVISELSQLFDLYEDDFKKLYYFDLDSMETIEMVS, from the coding sequence ATGACTCATTTCAATCCTGACATGCTTAGTATTGCACGAAATTTTCGTGGTCTTAGTCAAACTGAACTAATTGCTGAAATGGGACAGTCTATTACCCAGGCTTCATTATCTAAAATTGAAAGTGGGGACTTAAAACCCTCCGATGAAGTTATCCATAATCTATCCAATGCCCTACATTTCCCTGTACGATTTTTCGAACATATTGAAAAGCTAAATGCACTGCCAATTAGTTTGCATGCATACAGAAAAAAAAGCTCTACCACAGCTAAAGCATTGAGCCGCATGAATGCTGAAATGATGTTAAAAATGGGCCATGTACAAACATTAGAATTGTTCACAAATGTACCAAAAAGAAAAAACTCCTTACCAACTTTTAAAATTGGTCTAGATGTAAACACCCCTCAAGAAGCGGCTAAAAAGCTTAGATCATTGTGGGCGTTAGGAAATGAACCTCTTGAAAACCTAACTGCCACTGTGGAAGATGCAGGGGTTTTAGTCTTTTTATGCGACTTTAAAGATAACAATGTTGATGGCGTATCCTTAAAAATGCATGGTGTATCTCCATGCGTATTTCTAAATGCAAACCAGCCAAATGACAGAATACGCTTCACATTAGCACATGAACTTGGGCATTTGGTCCTCCATGAAGAGCCATCTGAATTCATGGAAAAAGAAGCAAATGACTTTGCTGCCGAATTCTTAATGCCAGAAGAAAAAATTATTGATCAATTAGGTTCAACCAATTTAGCTTATTACCTAAGACTTAAAAAGGAATGGAAAACCTCAATGGCGGCCTTAATCTATAGGGCGTCAGAGTTAGGAACTATAACTTCAAGTCAAAGTGCCAATTTATGGCGGCAGATGGCTATGCGTGGTTATCGTAAAGTTGAACCAAATGAATTAGATCGAGAACCGACATATAGAGTAGCTTCAATGCTCTTTGACTACGCAATAGATGCAAAAAAAACATCAACATCTGTCATTAGTGAGTTATCGCAATTATTTGACTTATATGAAGATGACTTTAAAAAACTATATTATTTTGACCTAGATTCAATGGAGACTATTGAGATGGTTTCATAA
- the ribD gene encoding bifunctional diaminohydroxyphosphoribosylaminopyrimidine deaminase/5-amino-6-(5-phosphoribosylamino)uracil reductase RibD, with translation MSELKEDSIQPDQLWMQRAIELARLGQYSTKPNPNVGCVIVKNGQLVGEGFHPKAGQPHAEVFAMRQAGEQARGATAYVTLEPCAHYGRTPPCAKGLVEAGIAKVIVACPDPNPLVAGKGVQILKEAGIDVSVGICEQEAEKLNLGFLKTMATGMPYVRLKVASSLDGRTAMASGESKWITGSEARQDVQHWRAISGVVITGIETVLADDCQLNVRQLNGIADISTIVQPKRLVLDRQGRLPLTAKILQQPETVMVMGPFRQELADLGVLQLPVQPLKDLLQTLSTQYQIYDVLVEAGATLSTAFLQQQLVDEMISYVAPTFLGQTARAMFNAEFDRMAEQLRFKLIDLVQVGNDVRLRLIPSQETV, from the coding sequence ATGTCCGAGTTAAAAGAAGATTCCATTCAGCCAGATCAGCTTTGGATGCAACGTGCAATCGAATTGGCACGACTTGGACAATATTCCACTAAACCCAATCCCAATGTCGGCTGTGTCATCGTCAAAAATGGTCAACTGGTCGGTGAGGGCTTTCATCCGAAGGCCGGGCAACCGCATGCCGAAGTGTTTGCCATGCGCCAGGCTGGTGAACAGGCACGTGGTGCAACAGCGTATGTCACTTTGGAGCCATGTGCACATTATGGCCGTACACCGCCGTGTGCCAAAGGTCTGGTCGAAGCTGGAATTGCAAAAGTGATTGTGGCCTGTCCGGACCCGAATCCCTTAGTGGCGGGTAAAGGTGTGCAGATTTTAAAAGAGGCCGGTATTGACGTCAGTGTTGGTATTTGCGAACAAGAAGCAGAAAAACTCAATCTGGGTTTTTTAAAAACCATGGCCACTGGCATGCCTTATGTGCGTTTAAAAGTCGCTTCCAGCCTGGATGGTCGAACTGCCATGGCATCGGGTGAATCGAAATGGATTACCGGAAGCGAGGCCCGTCAGGATGTACAGCACTGGCGTGCCATTTCCGGTGTGGTGATTACTGGCATTGAAACGGTACTTGCCGATGACTGCCAGCTGAATGTGCGTCAGCTGAATGGCATTGCCGATATCAGTACGATTGTTCAGCCCAAACGTCTGGTACTGGACCGTCAGGGGCGTTTACCTCTGACTGCAAAAATACTACAGCAGCCTGAAACAGTCATGGTGATGGGACCGTTTCGTCAGGAACTGGCCGATTTAGGCGTGTTACAATTGCCAGTACAGCCTTTAAAAGACCTGCTACAGACCTTATCTACCCAATATCAAATTTATGATGTGCTAGTGGAAGCAGGGGCAACATTATCCACAGCCTTTTTGCAGCAGCAACTGGTGGATGAAATGATCAGCTATGTTGCACCGACCTTTTTAGGTCAAACCGCTCGTGCGATGTTTAATGCGGAATTCGACCGTATGGCAGAGCAACTTCGATTTAAGCTCATCGACCTGGTTCAAGTCGGGAATGATGTGCGCTTAAGGTTAATCCCTTCTCAAGAGACAGTATGA
- a CDS encoding leucyl aminopeptidase, which yields MKLTINTSFQENASSPCLLILVDSEQLQQASTTYQINDLNSLFEAAQFKASLCESLTLIGKVAACTNTTLIGLDKAAEIQPTKLAKIAQNIIKESQKKFKQISIDISALAPEQHYLFALALTQANYAFDEYKSKKNEFVLEEIHLIAENSTLNPQQLSLIHAVQSGQNLARDLGNRPGNICFPEYLAEQAQALAAQYPDLLKVTVINEQQMADLGMNAFLAVSKGSDRPGRVITLEYKAHTEQTPVVLVGKGVTFDTGGISLKPGLGMDEMKFDMCGAASVLGTMRALCEAKLPIHVVGAIAAAENMPSGHATRPGDIVTTMSGQTVEILNTDAEGRLVLCDTLTYIKRFNPALVIDIATLTGACVVALGSVLSGLFTPDDELATEITAAGQASFDRVWRMPVIEDYQEQLDSPFADIANIGGPKAGSVTAACFLQRFTREYRWAHLDVAGTAWNSGTAKNATGRPVPLLVQFLANRVQSNG from the coding sequence ATGAAACTGACCATTAATACGTCATTCCAAGAGAATGCATCTAGCCCATGTTTATTGATATTAGTAGATTCCGAGCAGCTGCAACAGGCCTCGACCACTTATCAAATCAATGATTTAAATAGTTTATTCGAAGCAGCACAATTCAAGGCGAGTCTATGCGAATCTTTAACCCTGATCGGCAAAGTGGCTGCCTGTACCAATACCACGCTGATTGGCCTAGATAAAGCAGCTGAAATTCAGCCAACCAAATTAGCAAAAATCGCACAAAATATTATCAAAGAGTCACAAAAAAAATTCAAACAGATCAGTATTGATATTTCTGCCCTAGCCCCTGAACAGCATTATTTATTTGCACTGGCGCTTACTCAGGCAAATTATGCATTTGATGAGTACAAATCGAAGAAAAATGAATTTGTGCTTGAAGAAATTCATCTGATTGCCGAAAACAGTACATTAAACCCGCAACAATTGTCTCTGATTCATGCCGTGCAATCCGGTCAAAACCTGGCCCGTGATTTAGGCAACCGTCCAGGTAATATCTGTTTCCCTGAATATCTGGCTGAACAGGCTCAAGCTTTGGCAGCACAGTATCCGGACTTGCTGAAAGTCACTGTGATTAATGAACAGCAAATGGCAGACTTGGGCATGAATGCCTTCCTGGCGGTGAGCAAAGGTTCAGACCGTCCGGGTCGTGTCATTACCCTCGAATATAAAGCCCATACTGAACAGACCCCTGTGGTACTGGTCGGTAAAGGCGTCACCTTTGATACAGGCGGTATTTCACTGAAACCAGGTCTGGGCATGGATGAGATGAAATTTGACATGTGCGGCGCGGCATCAGTGCTAGGCACCATGCGTGCGCTATGTGAAGCAAAACTGCCAATTCATGTGGTCGGTGCCATTGCCGCTGCTGAAAATATGCCTTCAGGTCATGCCACCCGTCCAGGTGATATCGTAACCACCATGAGTGGACAAACGGTGGAAATTTTAAATACCGATGCAGAAGGCCGTTTGGTACTATGCGACACTCTGACTTACATCAAGCGTTTCAATCCGGCGCTGGTGATTGATATTGCAACCTTGACCGGTGCCTGCGTGGTGGCCTTGGGTTCAGTGTTGTCAGGTTTATTTACCCCGGATGATGAATTGGCTACTGAAATTACCGCTGCAGGCCAGGCTTCATTTGACCGGGTATGGCGCATGCCGGTGATTGAAGACTATCAGGAACAGTTGGATTCACCATTTGCCGATATTGCCAATATTGGTGGACCGAAAGCCGGTTCTGTGACGGCTGCTTGTTTCTTGCAACGCTTCACACGTGAATACCGCTGGGCACATCTGGATGTTGCCGGTACAGCATGGAACTCAGGTACAGCCAAAAATGCAACCGGTCGTCCTGTGCCATTACTGGTTCAGTTCCTGGCCAATCGTGTGCAGTCGAATGGCTAA
- the glnK gene encoding P-II family nitrogen regulator, protein MKLVTAIVKPFKLDDVREALSDIGVQGITVTEVKGFGRQKGHTELYRGAEYVVDFLPKVKIEIAISDEMVDSVIESITRVASTGKIGDGKIFVTNLEQVIRIRTGETGADAV, encoded by the coding sequence ATGAAGCTCGTAACTGCAATTGTAAAACCCTTTAAATTGGATGATGTGCGTGAAGCACTCTCTGACATTGGTGTTCAAGGGATCACCGTAACTGAAGTCAAAGGCTTTGGTCGTCAAAAAGGTCATACTGAACTTTACCGTGGTGCAGAATATGTTGTTGATTTTTTGCCTAAAGTAAAAATTGAAATCGCGATTAGCGATGAAATGGTTGATTCAGTCATTGAATCGATTACCCGTGTAGCAAGCACAGGAAAAATTGGTGACGGTAAAATTTTCGTTACTAATTTAGAACAAGTCATCCGTATCCGTACCGGTGAAACAGGTGCAGATGCTGTTTAA
- a CDS encoding DNA adenine methylase, whose amino-acid sequence MNSESSVYHKRRHSARTTDEYLFNQLVPYLGNKRRLLHLILEALESTGTLNSHNGRAPIFADFFAGSGVVSRLARQNGYRVIANDWEPYSHALNSAILSCVEAPAFKELGGYQKAIDYLNRLPEVKGWVTHNLCPRNDEIYDPTRDRLFFKRRNGMRIDAIRQQIATWQAQGAIDDVEMSALLAPLLYSASFVSNTSGVFKSFHHGWGGKTQTALERIESLLWLTPSRFCEIGDPKKPAAEMWCVDAQHLANQMSHFEVDIAYLDPPYNQHAYSSNYHVLNALTLWDQVDLPSPDTKGFKSGIDRAWRKERPSQYNSSKHAKEAYEKLLATINARYILTSYSTDGNIEAGDLLQANLKRGRVTLLTQDVPRYRVSKQRQSERARVLEFIVITDTHAKSGPPLRQLLGQLYHFAELGGVDTTGVSTQLALW is encoded by the coding sequence ATGAATTCAGAGTCTTCAGTTTATCATAAACGTCGTCATTCAGCACGTACTACAGATGAATACCTTTTCAACCAGCTTGTTCCGTATTTAGGCAATAAGCGCCGGTTACTGCATCTGATTTTGGAAGCCCTTGAGAGTACGGGAACCTTAAATAGCCACAATGGCCGGGCGCCGATTTTTGCTGATTTTTTCGCCGGTTCCGGCGTGGTTTCGCGTCTGGCGCGACAAAATGGCTATCGGGTCATTGCCAATGACTGGGAACCCTACAGCCATGCGTTAAATAGCGCGATTTTGTCCTGTGTCGAAGCACCGGCATTTAAAGAGTTGGGCGGCTATCAAAAAGCGATTGATTATCTGAACCGTTTGCCGGAAGTCAAAGGCTGGGTGACGCATAACCTGTGCCCGCGTAATGACGAAATCTATGATCCGACTCGCGACCGTCTGTTCTTCAAACGTCGTAACGGGATGCGTATTGATGCCATCCGTCAGCAGATTGCCACTTGGCAGGCACAAGGTGCGATTGATGATGTAGAAATGTCGGCTTTGCTGGCACCCTTGCTGTATTCGGCCAGTTTCGTCAGTAATACCTCAGGGGTATTTAAAAGCTTCCACCATGGCTGGGGCGGTAAAACCCAAACTGCTCTGGAACGGATTGAATCCTTACTCTGGCTGACCCCAAGCCGTTTCTGTGAAATCGGCGACCCGAAAAAACCGGCCGCGGAAATGTGGTGTGTTGATGCACAGCATCTGGCCAACCAGATGAGTCATTTTGAAGTCGATATCGCTTATCTGGATCCGCCGTATAACCAGCATGCCTATAGCAGTAACTATCATGTATTGAATGCCTTGACGCTGTGGGATCAGGTCGATTTGCCGAGTCCAGACACCAAAGGCTTTAAAAGCGGGATTGACCGGGCATGGCGTAAAGAACGTCCGAGCCAGTACAATTCTTCCAAGCATGCCAAAGAAGCCTATGAAAAATTATTGGCAACCATTAATGCACGTTATATTCTGACCAGCTATTCGACCGATGGGAATATTGAAGCGGGCGATTTGCTGCAGGCTAACTTGAAGCGTGGTCGCGTCACCTTGCTGACCCAAGATGTACCGCGCTACCGGGTGAGCAAGCAGCGCCAGTCAGAACGTGCACGTGTGCTAGAATTTATTGTCATCACCGATACCCATGCCAAATCGGGTCCGCCACTGCGCCAGCTCTTGGGTCAGCTGTATCATTTTGCTGAACTGGGTGGAGTAGATACGACCGGTGTAAGTACGCAACTGGCATTGTGGTAA